AACGTGCATCTAAAAAGCGTGCACTTGCTCTGCTTGTGAGAAAAGAGGAGGATGTGTGAAATGTTAGTTGATTTCAGGATTGTGATGGAGCTCCATCGCCACACCGAGTGGTCTGATGTTACCGTCACAGTGCAAAGAAGTTAAAGATGAGCAAGTGGTTATGAATGATAAGAGTTTCAGAGCCACATTTATTCTCCATTTCCCCGTTTCTGATcattgctatttttctttttgacttTTAGAAATTGTGCCGATCTTAACGACACAGGCAGAATCTGAAATCCTTTACCCCAACTATCACGGCTGCAAACTCCTCAAAACCCTCGGCAGGTATGTTTCCGACCTCCAATAAAACCGCTCCTGACTGCAAATCTGCAGCTAAATTCAGTGCAAAGTCATCAGCAGCCTTGCCTTTGAAGTGTTGTCATGGTGCATTTGCTTTCTCGTGCTCGTGTCAGCCACCGCTGGACAGAGTCGGCCACTCTGCCGGACATCGCGGCAGACCTACAGAGCGTCCAGAGTGCCCTGGGGATCGCCGCTCACAAGCAAGTGGACTTCATCCTCATCAGAGATGACATGGTGGCCAGAGAGGTGACTTTACGACTCTGTAAAAGCATGTGACCTACACGCACGCGATCGTCATAAAGACTCTAATACAGCAGGTTTAATAGCAGCTCTGATATAGTTTCTCATCTCAACAGACGCATGGTCTCCCCAGCCCACCGGCGCTGCACTCCTGGAGGAGTAAAGTGGAGCAAAGAGCTGTGGACATGATGTGTCATATTTACGCACCCAGCAAGAGGTTAGATTAAACAAAACCTTCCACGACGAGGAGAGCTCTTAAAACGCTAGATTCAGTGTTTTATTGCGTCTGCATCGAGTTCAACGTGCAGGCTTTAATTCCTGAACTGTGTCTGCGGCAGGGAGAACTTGCAGCTGTGCGTGGGACCGTTCCTGCACATCCTGTTGGACAACATCGATGAAAAGCTGCAGGGCTGCTCGTCGGACCCAAACAGGTTAGACGGCTGAAGACGAGAACTCGCACGTCTCACACAGACTTGAGTTTCATCATTAAAGCATTCACGGCTCTCTCCCACAGGAAGTTGTTTCTGTACTCCGCCCATGACACCACGCTGATCCCCTGCCTCATGGCGATGGGGATTTATGACATGAAGTGGCCACCGTACGCCGCCGACATCACCGTGGAGCTGTACGAAGAGCGGCAGACCAAGGAGGCCTTCGTTAAAGTGTCGTACGTGGGAGAGGTAAGAGCTGAGGAAGCGTCGACGTTgagcataaaaataaataaatgaatcgtTAACCTGTGGTTCCTCTTGTTCCTACAGGATCAGCTGATCCCGGGCTGCAGTGGCGTCTACTGCCCTCTGCAGGAGTTCAAACGGGTCATGTCGGCGTACTCGCTCAGCTCAGAACTTTACAATTCCCTCTGTAACAGCGGCGAAGGCGCCGCTGCACCCTGAACCATCCACCAACGCAGCGTCACCGTTTACACAATACTGGCAGCATTCATGcacctttctctctttcttttttaaagtcgTATCTGCTCTCACTCCAACCAGGTATCACCAGGGTTGATGAATATCAGTCCTCAGGATCATGTTTCTCTCTCCGTTTCTGTCAGATGATCTCGTCTTTTTTGAACCATGACAGTGAAATAAATATAAGATAATGTACGATAAAGAAGCGTTTAACTCTGTTTTGCTACAGTTTTGTTTGCCTTACGTGAGGTGCGTCGTGCACGTGTGCTTGCATACATACTTTTGCgtgcattttatatatataataaggaTTGTTATTTTCCCACTTAAATTTTTTGTCCCCAAACCCAAAAAGGGTGTAAATAAGACAATTGGACTAGATTTATCCAAGAATTTTAAGTAAAAGTAGTTTGCAATTACTTTAAAATGCAAATTTATTGGAGTAAATATTTACAGTAACAGAAAAAtgtgttaaaataaaatgttacagTGAAGAGGTGTCAACAAGTGAAACTGTTGCTCTGAGATGTGTTTATAATTAATGTTGAGAATTAATTACCGAATCAGGCTTATATGTACGAGTTGTTAGgatatataactttttttttttttttacttttttgagaTAATTAACTTAATCTGCTCTCCTATAAGTTCAAACTCCACCTGAAGTAAACTCTCACACTGAAACCTCAAAGGATGaatctgtgatttttttttattgttttgcagcTTCCAACTGTATTTTCTTCACTTCAGTCCTCCGGGACATTCTAGTTTGGATTTTGCAAGAGCTGGTAAACGTCATCGGCGCTACCTAGAACCCGTCCAGATCCAAGAAAGGAAATTAGCCAACAGTAGTTTGAGTTAAAGTGTTGGATGACCTCAAAGGATGaatctgtgatttttttttaaagtgttggATGACCTCTTGTATGAATGTAAACATTAACACAGCCCTCGATGTGACAAAACAGCAACCACACGCTTCATAGTCGGTGGAAGTTTCCCTCCACGTGCAGTTTGCATTTAAGAGACATCAATACAGGTTTTAACACTTTACCTAATCTGGGAAAAGCATCAACCTTTCCTGCCTTCTAATGTGGAAGAGTGGCGTCATCTGAAACTATTCTTACCAACAACCTGAGCCGAAGTGTAAACTCGTCAGTGCTGCAGATATTTTCCTTTGAGCTTCTTCTGTTGAGAAGAAACAGTCTTATTTTCTAATTGGTGTGTCCTCGGTTCCCCTCTTCCTCCCGTCCAGCAGCGATGCAAGCAGAGTCATTGAGCAAAGACAGGAAAACAGTAGTTTATGTAATAAACCATTTATCAAATTGAGATGTTTTGCTTTGGAGTTAAACTCTTTAACACAAGTCTATTAAACCTGACGTGACACAACTGACTCGCATAACCTGGC
This DNA window, taken from Cololabis saira isolate AMF1-May2022 chromosome 6, fColSai1.1, whole genome shotgun sequence, encodes the following:
- the acp6 gene encoding lysophosphatidic acid phosphatase type 6, whose translation is MRTLLGKAGLLGSVSVALGSMFWSQQKTGSNPAPAEYELKLVQVLFRHGARTPLKTIPDVIEAQWVPALLEAPPHTHINYVVTDLQGGPRPPAPVEESYRKNTLPGGTFPGQLTALGMEQLYELGKRFRRRYIEESSFLSSTFNPDEVYVRSTNIVRTIESARCLVAGLFQQKQKEIVPILTTQAESEILYPNYHGCKLLKTLGSHRWTESATLPDIAADLQSVQSALGIAAHKQVDFILIRDDMVARETHGLPSPPALHSWRSKVEQRAVDMMCHIYAPSKRENLQLCVGPFLHILLDNIDEKLQGCSSDPNRKLFLYSAHDTTLIPCLMAMGIYDMKWPPYAADITVELYEERQTKEAFVKVSYVGEDQLIPGCSGVYCPLQEFKRVMSAYSLSSELYNSLCNSGEGAAAP